One window of the Triticum dicoccoides isolate Atlit2015 ecotype Zavitan chromosome 3B, WEW_v2.0, whole genome shotgun sequence genome contains the following:
- the LOC119278594 gene encoding CST complex subunit STN1-like, translated as MDSLHLVHIKLLATGLLTLTPRHTSPPSFVRCGRTVARAEVVGVVVSRDHMEKFLRFLVDDGTGCVPCVLWLNHQYLNANSSSDSDPTGEMASKMSEVVRLGTLLRVRGRIVMYRGAIQIAPRDVVLEEDPNVEVLHWLQCVHMAKECYDLPLPSA; from the coding sequence ATGGACTCCCTTCATCTTGTGCACATCAAACTTCTGGCTACCGGCCTTCTCACGCTAACTCCCCGACATACATCGCCGCCTTCCTTTGTTCGCTGTGGCCGTACGGTTGCTCGTGCCGAAGTTGTCGGGGTTGTTGTTTCACGTGACCACATGGAGAAGTTTCTGCGCTTCCTGGTTGATGATGGCACTGGCTGTGTGCCATGTGTCTTGTGGCTGAACCACCAGTACCTgaatgcaaacagttcatcagaTTCTGATCCAACTGGAGAGATGGCATCGAAAATGTCGGAGGTGGTACGCCTGGGCACCCTGTTGAGGGTTCGTGGGAGGATTGTCATGTACCGTGGTGCAATTCAGATTGCTCCTAGAGACGTGGTTCTTGAGGAGGACCCTAATGTGGAGGTTCTACATTGGTTACAGTGCGTTCACATGGCCAAGGAATGTTATGATTTGCCACTGCCTTCTGCTTGA